In Electrophorus electricus isolate fEleEle1 chromosome 1, fEleEle1.pri, whole genome shotgun sequence, a single window of DNA contains:
- the LOC113587795 gene encoding GTP-binding protein Rhes-like, whose protein sequence is MSLDVKDKTQVRLVFMGAAGVGKTALIHRFLQDTFEPKHRRTVEELHSKDYEIAGVKVTVEIMDTSGSYPFPAMRKLSIQNGDAFALVYAIDDAESVEVVKSLRDEILEIKQDKFTPVVVIGNKADLDECRRVPAADVLSTVELDWSNTFLEASAKENKNVVEVFRELLQQANLPSRLSPALRRRRETFPKDTSFRPPMNKTNSCTVS, encoded by the coding sequence ATGTCTCTGGACGTGAAGGACAAGACGCAGGTGCGGCTGGTGTTCATGGGAGCCGCTGGCGTGGGCAAGACGGCGCTGATCCATCGCTTCCTGCAGGACACGTTTGAACCCAAGCACAGGCGCACCGTGGAGGAGCTTCACAGCAAGGACTACGAGATCGCCGGCGTGAAGGTCACCGTGGAGATCATGGACACCAGCGGCAGCTACCCATTCCCGGCCATGCGCAAGCTCTCCATCCAGAACGGCGACGCGTTCGCCCTCGTCTACGCCATCGATGACGCAGAATCCGTGGAGGTGGTCAAGAGCCTCCGGGACGAGATCCTGGAGATCAAGCAGGACAAGTTCACCCCCGTCGTGGTGATCGGCAACAAGGCAGACCTGGATGAATGCCGGCGGGTGCCCGCCGCCGACGTGCTGTCCACGGTGGAGCTGGACTGGAGCAACACCTTCCTGGAAGCCTCCGCAAAGGAGAACAAGAACGTGGTGGAGGTGTTCAGGGAGCTGCTCCAGCAAGCCAACCTGCCCAGCCGCCTGAGCCCGGCTCTGAGGCGCCGCAGGGAGACCTTCCCTAAAGACACCAGCTTCCGGCCTCCCATGAACAAGACCAACAGCTGTACCGTGTCCTAA